In Alistipes ihumii AP11, a genomic segment contains:
- a CDS encoding transglycosylase domain-containing protein translates to MDKKKILERLQTPKAVRWFWIILCAPVALILLLLLLTRLGVFGKLPTFEELENPKSNLATEIYSDDGEMIGSFFIQNRSYVDYNELSPALVAALISTEDMRFYSHSGIDFISLARVAVKTLALGNRRQGGGSTITQQLAKNLYPRDTAVYNNPISKGSKLVISKLKEWITAVMLEYNYTKEEIITMYLNTVPYGSNAYGIKSAARTFFNKLPSELNVQEAAMLVGVVNAPTRYSPRSNPDRALARRNTVISRMREKGYLTRAQRDSIQALPIELDFRPISHNAGTGTYFREMLRMVMTSGKPSRESFGPGAAGDWDYRQAVEQWESNPLYGWCDKNVKANGQPYDLYRDGLKIYTTVNATMQRYAEQAVWEQMGETVQPMMDRVTKARGSVFSDISKDEREAIMRRAKKNSDRYRQMKRAGATDAEIDKAFATPVPMRVFSYKGDRDTVMSPDDSLMYYKKFLRASFMAVDPSNGYVKAYVGGTSYRYFKYDMAKQGRRQVGSTIKPFVYTFAIEQLDLTPCTQVPNLPVTIETDNEPWSPREASKVVYDGEWKPLRWGLANSRNNYSAWIMKQARQPQAVADFIHKFGIRSYIDPVYALCLGTSDFSLFELVGAYGTFANRGVHVDPIFVTRIEDRHGNVLANFTSPSQDAISEQSAYTMLGMLKRVVNAGTAGRIRALGLKADMGGKTGTSQKNSDAWFVGVTPKLVAGAWVGGEDRSIHLSSGGEGSRIALPIFANFMKKVYGDSKLGITEKDQFPIPVNAVSYDCDESAEPAAALPSSGGGDEFFD, encoded by the coding sequence ATGGATAAAAAGAAGATACTCGAGCGGCTTCAGACGCCGAAAGCCGTCAGGTGGTTCTGGATCATTCTGTGCGCGCCCGTCGCACTGATCCTCTTGCTGCTTCTGCTCACTCGTCTGGGGGTGTTCGGCAAATTGCCCACGTTCGAGGAACTCGAGAATCCGAAAAGCAATCTGGCTACCGAAATCTATTCCGACGACGGAGAGATGATAGGCAGCTTCTTTATCCAGAACCGGTCTTACGTCGATTACAACGAGCTTTCTCCCGCGCTGGTGGCCGCGCTGATATCGACCGAGGACATGCGCTTCTATTCCCATTCGGGAATCGATTTCATCTCGCTGGCCCGGGTGGCCGTCAAGACGCTCGCGCTGGGCAACCGGAGGCAAGGGGGAGGCAGTACGATCACGCAGCAGCTGGCCAAAAACCTGTATCCGCGCGATACGGCCGTCTATAACAATCCGATCTCGAAAGGTTCCAAACTCGTCATATCCAAGCTCAAGGAGTGGATTACGGCCGTCATGCTCGAGTATAACTATACGAAAGAGGAGATCATCACGATGTACCTCAATACGGTTCCTTACGGCAGCAATGCCTACGGGATCAAGTCCGCTGCGAGGACTTTTTTCAACAAGTTGCCTTCGGAGCTGAACGTGCAGGAGGCGGCGATGCTCGTGGGCGTCGTCAATGCGCCGACGCGGTACAGCCCGCGCAGCAATCCCGACCGGGCGCTCGCAAGGCGCAACACGGTCATCAGCCGCATGAGGGAGAAAGGCTATCTGACCCGCGCGCAGCGCGACTCGATTCAGGCGCTGCCCATCGAGCTGGACTTCCGCCCGATTTCCCACAACGCGGGTACGGGAACCTATTTCCGCGAAATGCTGCGCATGGTGATGACTTCCGGCAAGCCGTCGCGCGAGAGCTTCGGACCGGGCGCGGCCGGCGACTGGGACTACCGTCAGGCCGTCGAGCAGTGGGAAAGCAACCCGCTTTACGGCTGGTGCGACAAGAACGTGAAGGCCAACGGACAGCCTTACGACCTGTACCGCGACGGACTGAAGATTTATACGACGGTCAATGCGACGATGCAGCGATATGCCGAGCAAGCCGTCTGGGAACAGATGGGGGAAACCGTGCAGCCTATGATGGACCGGGTTACGAAGGCGCGGGGCTCCGTTTTCTCGGATATCAGCAAGGACGAGCGCGAAGCGATCATGAGGCGCGCGAAAAAGAACTCGGACCGTTACCGACAGATGAAGCGCGCCGGAGCTACCGACGCCGAGATCGACAAGGCGTTCGCTACGCCCGTGCCGATGCGCGTGTTCAGCTACAAGGGCGACCGCGATACGGTGATGTCTCCCGACGACTCGCTGATGTACTATAAGAAGTTCCTGCGGGCCTCGTTCATGGCAGTCGATCCGTCGAACGGCTATGTGAAGGCCTACGTCGGAGGAACGTCCTACCGCTATTTCAAATACGACATGGCCAAGCAGGGCCGGCGTCAGGTCGGCTCGACGATCAAGCCGTTCGTATACACGTTCGCGATCGAGCAGCTCGATCTGACGCCTTGCACGCAGGTTCCGAACCTGCCTGTGACGATCGAGACCGACAACGAGCCCTGGTCTCCGCGCGAGGCGAGCAAGGTCGTATACGACGGCGAGTGGAAGCCGTTGCGCTGGGGGCTGGCCAACAGCCGTAACAACTATTCGGCCTGGATCATGAAGCAGGCGCGGCAGCCGCAGGCTGTGGCCGACTTCATCCATAAGTTCGGTATCCGCAGCTACATCGATCCGGTTTATGCGCTCTGTCTGGGGACTTCCGACTTCTCGCTGTTCGAGCTGGTAGGGGCCTACGGTACGTTCGCGAACCGGGGCGTGCATGTCGATCCGATTTTCGTCACGCGAATCGAGGATCGCCACGGGAACGTGCTCGCGAACTTCACGTCGCCGTCGCAGGACGCCATTTCGGAGCAGTCGGCCTATACGATGCTCGGTATGCTCAAGCGCGTCGTGAACGCCGGTACGGCCGGCCGCATACGGGCTTTGGGGCTGAAGGCCGACATGGGCGGCAAGACGGGAACCTCGCAGAAGAACTCCGACGCATGGTTCGTCGGCGTGACGCCGAAGCTCGTGGCGGGGGCCTGGGTCGGCGGCGAGGACCGGAGCATCCATCTGTCGTCCGGCGGCGAGGGATCGCGGATCGCGCTGCCCATTTTCGCCAATTTCATGAAAAAGGTTTACGGCGATTCGAAGCTCGGCATAACGGAAAAGGATCAGTTCCCGATTCCGGTCAATGCCGTGTCGTACGACTGCGACGAGTCGGCTGAGCCGGCGGCGGCGCTGCCCTCTTCGGGAGGAGGAGACGAATTCTTCGATTGA